A window of the Oryza brachyantha chromosome 5, ObraRS2, whole genome shotgun sequence genome harbors these coding sequences:
- the LOC102720988 gene encoding guanylate-binding protein 3 — protein sequence MLQRLGLRSGSGGGGSPSAGDAPVVGNGGAGGPGRPLRLVYCDEKGKFVMDPEAVAALQLVKGPVGVVSVCGRARQGKSFVLNQLLGRSSGFQVAPTHRPCTKGLWMWSAPLKRTGIDGTEYNLVLLDTEGIDAYDQTGTYSIQIFSLAVLLSSMFIYNQMGGIDEAALDRLSLVTEMTKHIRVRASGGRSTASELGHFAPVFVWLLRDFYLDLTEDNRKITPRDYLELALRPVQGGGRDVSAKNAIRESIRALFPDRECFTLVRPVNNEKDLQRLDQLPLNNFRPEFKSGLDALTKFVFDRTRPKQLGASTMTGPVLAGLTQSFLDAINTGAVPTISSSWQSVEEAECRRAYDSAIDTYNSSFDRRKPAEEDSLREAHEDALKKAVSVFSASAVGAGSARSKFEKLLQTSLKKAFEDYKRNIFLEADLQCSNRIQSMESKIRTACNRPDAKLDDIVRLLDGLLTEYESISYGPGKWKMLATFLHQCLAGPVLDLFRRQIEHIDAERNSLRLKCSSNDDKLALLRKQLEASEGHRAEYLRRYEESINDKQKISKDYSGRIAELQTKSSKLEERCVSLSSSLENAKRESVDWKTKYDHNLLQHKADDSKLKSQIASLESRVNISEGRLSAVREQAESAQEEASEWKRKYEVAVGEAKTALQRAAVAQERTNKKVQEREDALRAELASQLSEKEEEISRLNTKINQTEIHATNLISRLEATESKLKNHESDSLALKEEIRSLTVSLESIRTEALSREKEVKILEQEKNHLQEKYLTECKRFDEADRRCKEAEREAKRATELADVARAEAVASQKDKGEAQRLAMERLALIERMERQVESLDREKNKMLEEIERLDKSEKDAVSKVALLEQRVDEREKEIEEMMQRSNQQRSSTVQVLESLLATEREACAEANRRAEALSLQLQATQSKLDMLQQELTSVRFNETALDSKLKASHARRLRGEGTESVHDMDIDDENTGRRRKRSKSTTSPFKSNHTEDGGSVFVGEDTNNGSQQAQETETEDYTKFTVLKLKQELTKHGFGAQLLQLKNPNKKDIVALYEKHVVGK from the exons ATGCTACAGCGGCTCGGTCtccgcagcggcagcggcggcggcggcagccccAGCGCCGGCGATGCCCCCGTCGTCGGgaacggcggcgcgggtggcCCGGGGCGGCCGCTGCGGCTGGTGTACTGCGACGAGAAGGGGAAGTTCGTGATGGACcccgaggcggtggcggcgctgcaGCTCGTCAAGGGCCCCGTCGGCGTCGTCTCCGTctgcggccgcgcgcgccagGGGAAGAGCTTCGTGCTTAACCAG CTTCTAGGGCGAAGCAGTGGTTTTCAAGTTGCACCAACGCATCGTCCTTGTACCAAGGGACTTTGGATGTGGAGTGCACCTTTGAAGAGAACTGGTATTGATGGAACTGAATACAACCTTGTATTGTTGGATACTGAAGGAATTGATGCTTATGACCAAACG GGCACTTATAGTATCCAAATATTTTCGCTAGCTGTTCTGTTGTCGAGTATGTTCATATACAACCAG ATGGGAGGCATAGATGAAGCTGCTCTTGACCGCCTTTCACTGGTTACAGAAATGACAAAACATATACGTGTCAGGGCCTCAGGTGGAAGGTCCACTGCATCTGAACTAGGGCACTTTGCCCCTGTCTTTGTTTGGTTGCTGAGG GACTTTTACTTGGATTTGACAGAAGACAACAGAAAAATTACTCCAAGAGATTACCTTGAACTGGCTTTGAGGCCTGTTCAAGGTGGAGGAAGGGATGTATCTGCTAAGAATGCG ATACGGGAATCCATCCGCGCTCTTTTTCCAGATCGAGAATGCTTTACACTTGTGCGACCTGTGAACAATGAAAAAGATCTTCAGCGCCTTGATCAACTTCCG TTGAATAACTTCCGTCCAGAGTTTAAATCTGGTCTGGATGCTTTGACGAAATTTGTCTTTGaccgaacaaggcctaaaCAACTTGGAGCCAGCACCATGACAGGCCCTGTACTTGCTGGACTGACACAATCATTTCTTGATGCTATCAATACTGGTGCAGTACCTACAATATCTTCATCATGGCAG AGTGTGGAGGAAGCAGAATGTCGAAGGGCATATGATTCTGCCATTGATACCTACAATTCTTCTTTTGACCGGAGAAAACCAGCAGAAGAG GATTCCTTGAGAGAAGCACATGAAGATGCATTGAAAAAGGCTGTTAGTGTCTTCAGTGCTTCTGCTGTTGGTGCTGGGTCAGCTCGTTCAAAATTTGAGAAGCTTCTTCAGACTTCTCTCAAGAAGGCCTTTGAG GATTACAAAAGGAATATTTTTCTGGAGGCTGATTTGCAATGCTCGAATAGAATTCAGAGCATGGAGTCAAAGATACGGACAGCATGCAACCGTCCTGATGCAAAGTTGGATGACATAGTCAGG CTCCTCGATGGCCTGCTTACAGAGTATGAGTCAATATCTTATGGTCCAGGGAAATGGAAAATGTTAGCTACATTTTTGCACCAGTG TTTGGCGGGCCCTGTGCTTGATCTTTTTAGAAGACAGATAGAGCATATAGATGCTGAAAGGAATTCCCTGAGATTGAAATGCAGTTCAAATGATGATAAGTTGGCACTACTCAGGAAGCAGCTTGAAGCAAGTGAGGGGCATAGGGCTGAGTACCTAAGGCGCTATGAGGAATCTATAAATGATAAGCAGAAAATTTCGAAGGATTACTCCGGACGTATTGCTGAACTTCAGACCAAGAGTAGCAAGTTGGAGGAACGATGTGTGAGCTTGTCTTCTTCTCTTGAAAATGCTAAACGGGAATCTGTTGATTGGAAGACCAAATATGACCATAATCTGTTACAGCACAAGGCAGATGACAGTAAGTTAAAGTCCCAAATTGCTTCTCTGGAATCCAGGGTAAATATCAGTGAGGGCAGATTATCAGCTGTACGAGAACAGGCTGAGTCTGCTCAAGAAGAGGCATCGGAGTGGAAACGGAAATATGAAGTTGCTGTAGGTGAGGCTAAAACAGCTCTGCAAAGAGCTGCTGTGGCACAGGAACGCACTAATAAGAAAGTGCAAGAAAGGGAAGATGCTTTAAGGGCGGAACTTGCTAGCCAACTATCTGAGAAG GAGGAAGAAATCTCAAGATTAAACACAAAAATTAACCAAACTGAAATCCATGCCACGAATTTGATCTCAAGACTTGAG GCCACTGAGTCAAAGTTGAAGAACCATGAATCAGATTCTCTGGCTTTGAAAGAAGAGATCAGATCACTGACTGTTAGTTTGGAGTCTATTAGAACCGAAGCTCTGTCACGTGAGAAGGAAGTAAAGATCTTGGAACAGGAAAAAAACCATCTTCAGGAGAAGTATCTAACAGAGTGCAAGAGGTTTGATGAGGCAGACAGGAGGTGCAAGGAAGCTGAAAGGGAGGCTAAACGAGCAACGGAATTGGCTGATGTAGCTCGTGCTGAAGCTGTTGCTTCTCAGAAGGATAAGGGTGAAGCGCAGAGGCTAGCAATGGAGAGACTTGCGTTAATAGAAAGAATGGAGAGACAGGTTGAGAGTCTAGATAGAGAGAAGAATAAGATGCTGGAAGAAATTGAGCGACTTGATAAGTCTGAGAAGGACGCTGTATCTAAGGTTGCATTGCTCGAACAAAGGGTTGACGAGCGGGAAAAGGAAATTGAGGAGATGATGCAACGGAGCAATCAGCAAAGATCCAGCACAGTTCAAGTGCTTGAGAGTCTACTGGCAACAGAACGTGAAGCCTGCGCTGAAGCCAATAGGAGAGCTGAAGCCCTGTCATTGCAGCTGCAAGCAACTCAAAGCAAGTTGGATATGCTCCAACAAGAGCTGACATCTGTTCGGTTCAATGAAACTGCACTTGACAGCAAGCTCAAGGCCTCACATGCAAGGCGCTTGAGGGGCGAAGGTACTGAGTCTGTCCATGATATGGATATCGATGATGAAAACACCGGCAGGCGAAGGAAAAGATCAAAAAGCACAACGAGCCCGTTTAAGAGCAATCACACCGAGGACGGTGGGTCAGTATTTGTAGGAGAAGACACCAACAACGGGAGCCAGCAAGCGCAGGAAACGGAAACTGAAGACTACACAAAATTCACTGTGCTGAAACTGAAGCAGGAGCTCACTAAGCATGGGTTTGGTGCTCAACTCCTGCAATTGAAGAATCCCAACAAGAAAGACATCGTCGCCTTATATGAGAAGCACGTCGTTGGCAAGTAA